One window of the Chanodichthys erythropterus isolate Z2021 chromosome 2, ASM2448905v1, whole genome shotgun sequence genome contains the following:
- the trim35-28 gene encoding tripartite motif containing 35-28: MADCSDEDITDRPSLLESDLTCPVCKDIFREPVLLSCSHSFCKQCLESSWKGQAKQQCPMCRKNCDGETPIPNRALNNTCVSYKKERNWRTGPSFDEISCGLHQRPFQLFCIKDEEPVCVDCVTLHPGHELVPIDQGVPFCKDELNLKIKILETKQDSFKRMKKRYKDTISFIEGQTKEAEAQIKQEIERLHQVLNEEETTRINALYREENEKKMIMNERIENITRDISALAELIQSVKREMGAEDLTFLQNFQKLKRRTQWTGDEPRKVEGALINMALHVGALGYKIWENMQSHVTCLPVILDPNTVSPWLSISPDFSSVQESPERQSFPDNPERFDPCVFVLGSEGFSSGRHRWEVRVADHPKWILGVCKESVVRKRKFTVTTKAGVWTIGLSKGIYNALTSPRTVLNLERRPETIRVKVNMEKGEVSFWDTGNNKHLCTYNDKFNERLFPIFGPGLQSTPISILPAKVTIHKQ; the protein is encoded by the exons ATGGCAGACTGCAGTGACGAAGATATCACAGACAGACCATCTCTTCTCGAATCAGACTTGACGTGTCCTGTGTGCAAAGACATCTTTAGGGAACCCGTGTTGCTGTCGTGTAGCCACAGTTTCTGTAAGCAATGTCTGGAGAGCAGCTGGAAGGGCCAGGCGAAACAGCAATGCCCGATGTGCCGAAAAAACTGTGACGGAGAGACACCGATCCCCAACCGTGCACTAAACAACACCTGCGTATCCTATAAAAAGGAGAGGAACTGGAGAACAGGTCCGAGTTTCGATGAGATCAGCTGTGGTTTGCACCAGCGCCCCTTCCAGCTCTTCTGCATTAAAGACGAGGAGCCAGTGTGCGTGGACTGCGTGACGCTTCACCCAGGACACGAGCTGGTGCCGATAGATCAGGGAGTACCTTTCTGCAAG GATGAGCTTaacttgaaaataaaaatactggaAACTAAGCAGGATTCCttcaaaagaatgaaaaaaagatATAAAGACACAATCTCCTTTATTGAG GGCCAGACTAAAGAGGCAGAAGCGCAAATCAAACAGGAGATTGAGAGACTTCATCAGGTCTTAAATGAAGAGGAGACAACTAGAATAAATGCTTTGTATAGAGAAGAAAATGAGAAGAAGATGATTATGAATGAGAGGATTGAAAACATTACTCGTGATATTTCAGCTCTTGCAGAATTAATTCAATCAGTAAAGAGGGAAATGGGAGCAGAGGATTTGACTTTCCTTCag AACTTCCAGAAACTAAAAAGACG AACCCAGTGGACTGGTGACGAACCAAGGAAGGTTGAAGGAGCTCTTATTAACATGGCCTTGCATGTAGGAGCTTTGGGTTACAAAATCTGGGAAAATATGCAATCTCATGTCACATGTT TGCCTGTCATCCTGGATCCCAACACGGTCTCGCCTTGGCTCTCTATATCTCCTGATTTTTCCAGTGTGCAAGAGAGTCCTGAGAGGCAGTCTTTCCCAGACAACCCTGAGAGGTTTGATCCATGTGTTTTTGTTCTTGGTTCAGAAGGTTTCTCCTCAGGGCGCCACCGTTGGGAGGTTCGTGTGGCTGACCACCCCAAATGGATCTTGGGAGTGTGCAAGGAGTCAGTGGTTCGGAAGAGGAAGTTCACAGTGACAACAAAAGCAGGAGTGTGGACCATCGGCCTGAGTAAAGGGATCTACAATGCTCTGACCAGTCCACGCACTGTGCTGAATCTAGAGAGAAGGCCAGAAACCATCAGGGTAAAGGTCAATATGGAGAAGGGAGAGGTGTCCTTTTGGGATACAGGCAACAACAAGCACCTGTGCACGTATAATGATAAGTTCAATGAAAGGCTCTTCCCCATCTTTGGCCCAGGGCTCCAGAGCACACCTATCTCTATCTTGCCTGCTAAAGTGACCATACACAAACAATAA